The following DNA comes from Lynx canadensis isolate LIC74 chromosome B1, mLynCan4.pri.v2, whole genome shotgun sequence.
GAGATATGAGTAGAGGCTTCATAAGCCACAGTAGGAATGCAGTCTGCATAATCCCCTGAAGGAATGGGATAGGGATCAGCAGGAGCTTCTGCTGATTTCCACTTCTTCCATACCATTCAGTAGCTGTTGTGGACTATGaaacccagagagagacagagcacagcttTACCTCCATAGCATCTGCACCCACATGCAATGCATACCCAATCCACCCACTCTCCCAAGCTGCAAGACCCTAAGTCTTCTGGCAttatcagagaagaaaataaagaactggGTCTGCCATCAGCTGGGGGGTCCAATTATATCATCAGTAGGAGAAGTCTGTAGGGAACTTGGTCTATAGGTTCTGTATAATCTTTCCTAGGTGGTGTCAGGTAAGTGATACGAATTGAGAAGCTACAGAGTTGGGAagctggagaaggaaaaggacaaCGTTAACAATTTGAtctagtcatttaaaaaatccagtgaTTCCAATCTATAGACAAGAGACTCCTAACTGACTTTAAATTAGGATACTAACACTGATAAATGGAAGACTGAAAAATTTAACATGTTCATTCTGTTAGTAGGTTGGCCTGAGTCCAAGTGCTATTTGCTTACCTGATGCTACTCTGCTCCTTCTGGAAAGCTCAAATGTGGCCAGGAGACAAGATCATGTTCCGAAGGCACTGTTAGGTGAACAACAGTAAGAAGCCACTTCTTGCTTTTTCCTGCCTACCTTCCTAACTGGGTCAGACACTTTTAGTTCAGCCATGAGATTACAGAGTAGACAAATGTATTCCTGGAGGGAACTATATGGCATCATGTTATCGTTAACAGGCAAATCCAAGTCATACCCAATCCCAAGTTAGTCACCAGTGAAGTCACTAAATACTTAAACAACTTTAAGGTGACTTTCTAATAAACAGCAGAAAGACAAggatttaatttacaaaaaattaaagtggCTTGAGACctgggaaaaatataaaagtttattaatactgttgGAATTTCTTTCTCAGAGAATGAGGAGAGAAAGATTTACTGAGTACTTGATGTCTACCAGTTGCTCAGgtgtatgttttatataatttgttcacataaccccatgtattaggtattattattatcttcattttataaatgaagaaactgaggcttaaacaGATTATGTAATTTCACCAAGGTCCTATATAGTAATGGGTGTTCTAGGCagtatttttttagatatgaaatttattgtcaaattggtttccatgcaacacccagtgctcatcccaacagatgccctcctcaatacccatcacccaccctcccctccctcccaccccccatcaactctcagattgttctcagtttttaagagtcttttatggtttgcctcgatcccttttttttccttcccctcccccatggtcttctgttaactttctcaggatccacacaagagtgaaaacatatggtatctgtctttctctgtatgacttatttcacttagcgtaacactccccagttccatccatgttgctacaaaaggccagatttcattctttctctatgccacgtagtattcccattgtgtatataaaccacaatttctttatccattcatcagctgatggacatttaggctctttccacaatttggctattgttgagagtgctgctataaacattggggtacaagtgcccctatgcatcagtactcctgtgtcccttgggtaaattcctagcagtgctactgctgggtcatagggcagatctatttttgattttttgaggaacctccacactgttttccagagcagctgcaccagtttgcattcccaccaacagtgcaagagggttcccatttctccatatcctcttcagcatctatagtctcctgatttgttcattttagccattgtgactggtgtgagatggtatgtgagtgtggttttgatttgtatttccctgatgaggagtgacgttgagcatcttttcatgtgcctgttggccatctggatgtcttctttagagaagtgtctattcatgttttctgcccatttcttcactggattatttgtttttcgggtgtggagtttggtgaattctttatagattttggatactagtcctttgtccaatatgtcatttgcaaatagcttttcCCATtacattggttgccttttagttttgttgattgtttcctttgcagtgcagaagctttttatcttcatgaggtcccaatagttcatttttgcttttaattcccttgcctttggagatatgtcaagtaagaaattgctgaggctgggtcagagaggtgttttcctgctttctactctagggttttgatggtttcctatcgcacattcaggtcctttatccattttgagtttatttttgtgaatggtgtaagaaagtggtctagtttcattcttctgcatgttgctgcccagttctctcagcaccatttgttaaagagactgtctttttccattggatattctttcctgctttgtcaaagattagttaaccgtacttttgtgggtctaattctggactctctattctatttcattggtctatatgtctgtttttgtgttaataccatgctgtcttgatgattacaggtttgtaatagaggctaaagtctgggatttgTAGGCAGTATTGAAACCCAagtctttttgtttctaaaatacatCTTCATTTTACTGTACCACATTTCTATTCCAGTGACCAGATACATCTATTTTTCTAACCTAGAAAGATATATTGGATCCATCATTCATAGCCTTCTAAATTCTCAAATGACCATAAGCAGTGAATTACCTGAGAGACTAGTCCTTGGCTTTAGAACTTTTCTACTGTTCTCAATTTGAAAGTATCTCAAATGATGAGGTTTTCAGTATCTttgacaaaagggagaaaaacaaagttgaggTAATCAACTTTTTTCCATAAAGCTAGTTACAAATGTAAAAAGACTTCTATTATTCTAAAACTACAATCTCTCTCCCCCAGCacccctcttcttctccctgtctctatgttctggtgtctttttctcttttaatgaaaCAATGGAGCTACTAGAAGGTAGTTTGCTTTTTAACATGCTTACTTGATCAAATAATAAGTGGGCAAGTCCACTGAAAGAGTGTGTCCAATGAATATAATCAAAATTACAAACTTAATTCTGTTCCCCAATTTCCTGTTCAAATGTGTTAGTTATGTCCTTCCTCTAACTGCGAATGAAATTTTGGACATGCTCTGTAGCTTCTCTATTGACCTTTAGTTAATAAAATGTTCTCAGATCACATTCACTCACAGTAATAGTCTCTTTTTAGTAAGTGATAAGTTCAGGCTAGTTAATAATCAAAACTCTGATCTTCATAGTAAGTTAATGTGTTTCCTCTACCAGCCCAGTCCTGCTCCAGACTGAAAGCCtacagtgggggaagggagagataTGGTGACCtccttgtcttttttcctttttagctgACCTCCATGGCCTCGCCCTACATACATACTGAGTTTTAGCTTCTGATTGCACCAGGATTGGGGATGAGGGGGAATAAAACAAAGATATGGTTTTAATTAATGGCATAGCTAAcatctggcttttgttttctcagCCCATGGCAGATGTTTGAAACTGATTCTTTCTCTTATAGAAGCTTTCATGTAATCTAGCTACATTTCtacctcttaaaatttttctcagtGGCCTATCACCATTcaagaccaaaacaaaaacttagtgAGTACTTACTCTGTGTCATGCACTGTACCAGGTGCCAGGATATTTACCAACCCAAAAGCACAATGTGAAAGAAcatattagtaaaataaataaatcttcagtCTCAATATCATATtaagtttaactttttatttaaatttggtcATAAAGTCTTACTTTACAAGTTAATTGCTATTGTAAAAAAGGGATAGGTCATTAATAGTCTCATTTCTCAGATGTTATTTGATATATGTTCTGAATTGTGTTACCTCCAATGTAGTGTGCACTTTGAACTTATAAGCAGAAAATCTATTTTCAAAGGGTATGCATTCGAGTTCTTGAAATAAATGTGCTCCCAAGTTTGTAGTTTAAGACAGAGTAGGCATTGTTTATCATATTTTACAGTTGACTCCTAAATAACATGGGGGTCAGGAGCACCAACCAGCCCCATGCAGTCAGAAATCCTTGTGTAACTTttgattcctcaaaaacttagcCATTAATAGTATACTGTTGACTGGAAgttttactgataacataaacagtcgatcacatattttgtatgtcacatgtattatatattgtattcttacacaATTCTTATTTCTCtagtaagctaaagaaaatactttaaaaatacatttaaaatactgtgctgtatttatcaaaaaaaatccatatataagtgGCTCTGTatagttcaaactcatgttgttcaagggtcaactgtaattcaGTTGAATTTCAGGAGAGGAACCAAGAAATTTATAGAAAGATAAACTATGATGGGTTGGCATTAGTGTAGTTAGGTGaccttttaaactttaaacttcCACATCACAGTATGAAGTTGGTTCTGAgataagaaatagaataaattgtCCCCTAAGGACAGACCTGAATCTCTGACTGCCTAGAGGCTCACACAACCGGAGATCATGGCTTTTGATGGTACTTGGAAGATAGACCGGAATGAGAACTATGACAAGTTCATGGAAAAAATGGGTAAGGACTTAATTCTTCAGTGGCTTATTTTATTCCTCACAGATACTTTCCTTTCTAATTCTGTCTAAACCTCAGGGTTTAGGGAATGGCTCCTGTTCTGGTGGTAAGGATCCAGAATGTATGATGGTTCAGAgtagggaaaataatattttcacttcTTATATTAGGAAGACTACACTGTCTCACTAGTAGAAGCAAAGATTCTTTGAGTTCTCTGAAACAAAAAATATCCAGGTAGGTTTCATTCACTCTTTAATGATTGTGCTTATACCAttgaaaactgactttttttttttttttttttttttttgcttagagaGTAAAAAAGGGCAGTGTGTAATGAAAAGCTCAAAACTTTGAAACACTGAATTCTAGAGGATGGAAAAACAAAGATAGTaaagcaatgggaaaaaaaagttctatcAAAATTCACAATTCTAAATAACTTAGACTTAATTCTCATTCCTCTGACATGTAAAATTGCGGGAATAATCTCATGATTCCATGTGGTTTCTGTGTGAGTTTTAGCTAACTTTAATATCTATTCCAATACTCTGGAAGTCCATACATTGTACAAGATGTGCAAACAAACTTGTgtcattcctcaaaaaataaaacctgcatCAATTATGTCCTATAGTTCCAGAATTCCATGTTGAAATTTATGGAATTTGCACATTCTTACACTAATGAATTTGACTGCAATATttgccagttttctcatttttgtgaCAGTCAGAAATGCCACAAAAAGCAAGGAGAATTATGAAGTTCAAAATTTGAAAGCTATTATGGAACGtgaaaaaacgttttaaaaacactgtttttgCAGAATTAAAGTTccttataaatatatgaatatatttaatcctTCATTTGACATTTCTGGAATTTAGTTTACTTAACACTGAAACAAAAAGTTTGATAACTGTATTAAAATTATTCAGTTCTAAGATCCTACAATTctagttttcatttaatttttcttaagttttggAAAAATAGCTTGAATCACTACTCTTGATCTAAGCTTGAACTTTTTCGGCAAGAGGCATTTTGAATGTTCTTGTGCAAAGACAATGCTATCAGGCTTTCTTCCCCACCCTCAAAACGtacataaacaaataagtaaaacaggacttgttaaaataaacactttctaGGGCATTTTGACTTTTTCTCCAACATCTTTTGCTTTGCAGGTGTTAATATGGTGAAAAGGAAGCTTGCAGCTCATGACAATCTGAAACTGACAATCAcacaagaaggaaataaattcacGGTCAAAGAATCCAGCAATTTTCGTAACATTGATATTGTTTTTGAGCTTGGTGTCACTTTTAATTACAGCCTAGCAGATGGAACTGAACTCAGTGTAAGAAACTTTTTATAAGCAatgcattcttgatttttttacaCAATACTaaaataatctgttttctgtcattgGATGTGGTCTAATTAAGTCTCCTTCATTTATTGAAGCAGCCAATAGTTTATCCACATTGTATCTTGCACAAATTGGCAGAATATTTAactataatgtttttattttcatacacaTCTGTAAATAGTCTGGATTGAAcaataagaattagaaaaacatcCTTCAGGTGATTAAGTATAGACCTATTATTCATAAAATGATAGCTCAGTGTTTTCAACTTATTATATAACTGGTAGCAATAAAAACTTTCATATTTCTCTAACTTAAACATAatagtaatttaataaatataccaaaatagtaaaataagtgaataaattagtTAATGGATAAGTGACAAAATGGGAAAGTCTAATGCTACATTGTAGGTCATTGGGaatataccttttatttaaaattttttttaacgtttatttatttttgagacagagagagacagagcatgaacgggggagggtcggagagagggagacacagaatctgaaacaggctccgggctccgagctgtcagcacaggggcccgatgcggggctcgaactcatggaccgtgagatcgtgacctgagccgaagtcggcgctcaaccgactgagccacccaggcgccccgggaatataccttttaatgtttaagataaaaaattttagaaagtcatactttcaattgattttttaaaaacatttttgtcctCAGGATTTTGTAATTAAATTATATGTTGGTAATGACAAACTGTGAAATATCTTATCACTtatggtcatttttatttattatttattttttaaaggttttattatcaaacaatctctacacccatcttggggctggaacccacaacccaagatcaagagttggatgcgccactgactgagccagccaggcacccctatgaccattttaaaattattacaattataaaattaaaacaaacacagggTTGTTAGGTTCTCCATGAAACTAACTTGAACTATGACTAAATTTAGGACACTCTTTGTAACATGAAACATTGAGAAAAATGCTGTTCATCTACCTTAAAGTTTAGCATTTGGAAACAACTGAGTGAGACAAGCATAATGGTTATCAACACATACTCTAGAGCCCCAAAACCTAggctgaatcctggctctgtgacTTTAGGTGAAGTActatgcttcagttttctcaaccataaaatggagataataatatctacttcacAACGTTATTGTAAAGATTGAAAAAGTAGATCTATAAATTGAGaacagagggcacctgggtgtctcagtagggtaagcatccaactcttaggctcaggtcatgatctcactgtttatgagtttgagccccgtgcagggctctgtgttgacagcacacggcctgtttgggattctttgcctctctctctctctctcccaaaaataaataaacatttaaaaataaacaataaactccCAAAAAACCCCACCTCAGAACAGTGTTTGACATACTTAAGACCctaaaaaatattatcattattattatttgttgtggttactattattattttacatattattattattattattattattattattattttacatatgtagGGTGCTTGGAGCCTAGAGGGAAATAAACTTGTTGGAAAATTCAAACGGGTAGACAATGGATGTGAACTGAATGCTATCCGAGAAATTGTAGGTGGTGAACTGATCCAGGTGAGTTGTAAAAATATTACAGCTAtttcttaaagacaaaaataattacataacaataattttattttgtgattcctGAGTTATAGCTTCAACAAATAAACTAATACTTTTCtcataaatcttattttaaagagATACGTTATTTTCTGATGCCTATTTATTGAGGAGAGCTTATATATATGCCAAATATATCAGTGCCTATTGATAAccaaaaaatgtgttttgaagtGGGCATATCCTGTCTCTGTATAAAATGTTGCTAtcaagactaagaaaaaaaatattataatcatttcaaagctataataatactaatacttTTCTTAATTTAGCCTTAAATCTTAATGGCAAATTCTTCTATGTTTGTTAACACCTTTCAGACTTACACATATGAAGGAGTAGAAGCCAAGAGGATCTTCAAAAAGGAATGAGCTTCGTTTTTGGAGCACAGCCCAGAACACAAATTGAATAGAAAATCTATATTGTATTAaaactgtttttctctccctgaTTAGTCCTTTTGTAAACATAACCAGCGACTTATATTTCTAGTCTTGCCAaggcaaaagaagtaaaaaagctAATTAggatttaatttgttttacattCTCTAAGATGTACATTTATTGCTGTATTCGTGTTGGAAAAGAATTTGTGACGttttaaaacagatgaataaactttGTTCCCACATTGCTTTGTAGGtagcttttcctttaaaaaaaaaaagaaagaaaaaagaacaaaaaggaggggcacctgggtggcttagttagttaagtatccaactctagGTTTCGGCCAGGGTCATGATTTTACGgctcatgagtccaagccccacagcaagccccgcatctggctctatgctgacagtgtggagcctgcttgggattctctcactctcactctccctctctctgtccctcccctgctctctctctctctctgtctctcggtctctctctctcaaaataaataaaacttaaaaaaaaatttttaaataaagattaaaaaataattaaataaataaagttatgtaACATATGCATTGATAGACTatactcccctccacccccacattTGGTAAACTGAAAACACAGACTGGATTGGGGTCTTTAAAATCTTACACTGGTtgtgatttttcagcagaaactttgcaggccaaaagggagtggcaggatatatttaaagtgctgaaagggaaaaatgtataaccaagaatactctaccctgcaaggttatcattcacaattcaaggagagatagagtttcccagagaagcaaaaactaaaggaggtcatcatcactaaaccagcTGTACAAGAACTGTTAAAGGATcttctttaaatggaaaagaaaagtccacaactagaaataaaatatatgaaagaaaaaatctcCATTGTAAAGCAAATATATGATCAAGGAAGTGCATTTGCTACTTAAAAGTTAGTATgatggttaaaaaacaaaaatagtaaaaacaccTATAACTacataaatagttttaaaatacataaaataaaaagatatataatatgacataaaaacaaaacatggggaGGGGGTTAAAATGTAGTGCTTTCAGATgcattcaaacttaagtgactatcagcttaaaatagactgctatataaATAGATCAATATAGAaaaacctcatggtaaccacaagcCTAAAATCtacaatagatacacaaaaaataaagagaaaagaacccaaacataacactaaagaaaatcatcaaaccacaggggaaaagacaaagaacggaagaaaaaaaaaaaacagaaaaactacaaaaacaaccagaaaacaattaacaaaatggcaataagtacatacctatcaataattactttaaatataaatggactaaatgctccaataaaaagacacaggtttgctgaatggataaaaatagaaGACCATCTATATGATGCCTATAAgagactctattttttttaatgtttatttatttttgagagagagagagacagagaacgagcggaggaggaacagagagagagggggacagaagatccaaagcaggctctgtgctgatagtagaTAGCcgaatgcggggcttaaactgacaaaccctgagatcatgacatgaaccgaagttggatgcttgactgactgagccacccaggtgcctcaagaaacGCTCTATCTAAAGACACACACAggctgaaagtgaagagatggaaaaatattttacatacgaatggaaatgaaaagtaagTTAGAGTAGCAATACTCATatcaaatagactttaaaaccaaGACTGCCACAAAAGACTAaaaaggacattacataatgacaaaGGGGTCAATCCATGAATcaattaatttgtaaatattaattcatccaacattggagcacctaaatatataaagcaaatattaacagacatagagaaattgacagtaatacaataatagtaggggactttaacaccccacttacatcaaaaGATAGATGGTCCAggccaaaacaaaaaacaaaaaacaaaaaatcagtaaggaaacagtggcctaaaacaacacaCTAGACTAGATGGACtttacagatacatatatataacattttatctAAAAGctacagaatacacattattttcaagtatacatggaatattctccatgATCAACcacatgttagaccacaaaacaagtctcaataaaatcaagaagataaaaatcatatcaagcatcttttctggcCATaacatgaaactagaaatcaattacaagaagaaaactagaaaaaccaCAAACATGTGTAGACTAAACAACATGCCACTAAACAATCAATGggtcaataaagaaattaaaaaggaattaaaaaaataccttgaaaatggaaacacaaggCTTCAAAGTTCATGGGacacagcaaaaacagttctaagaaggaagttcataatgatacaggcctacctcgagaaacaaacaaaaaatcccatataaacaatctaactttacaacctaaataaactagaaaaaaaataaaaataataaagcccaaagttagtaggaagaaggaaataataaagatcagagtggaaataaatgaaatagagactaaaaaaaaaaaaagaaaagcaatgaaactaaaagctgattctttgaaaaaataagtaaaatcaataaACCTTTTGTTAGTTCCATCAAGAAAAACGACacaggacccaaataaaatcaaatgaaagagaagttacaactgacacCATGGAAATCTAAAGGATCccaagagaatactatgaacaattataaatcaaaaaaatggaaaacctagaagaaatggataaattccttgaaacacaGAACCTTCCAAGaccaaatcacaaagaaatagaaaacctgaatggACTGTTTacaagtaatgaaattgaatcagtattttttttatttttttttttttaattttttaacgtttatttatttttgagacagagagagacacagcatgaacgggggaggggcagagagagagggagacacagaatcggaagcaagctccaggctctgagccattagccccgagcccgacgcggggctcaaactcgcggaccgcgagatcgtgacctgagctgaagtcggacgcttaaccgactgagccacccaggcgccccttgaatcagtaatttaaaaactcccaacaaacaaaagtccaggagcAAACACTGTTACAGATGagttctatcaaatatttaaaaaagagttaatacctcttcttctcaaattattccaaacacctgaagaggaaggaatgcttccaaactaATTTTACAAGGGTAATATTATTCAATACTGGAACCAGacatcacaaaagaagaaaattacaggtcCATATTCCTGAAtgacatatatgcaaaaatcctcaacaaaacactgacaaactaaattcaacaatacattaaaaggatcatataccacaatcaactgggatttatttcagggatatAAGAATGGTTCAACTTCTATatatcaatcaacgtgatacatcacattaacaaaacaaagcataaaaatcctatgatcatctcaatagatgcagaaagagcatttgacaaaattcagtacccatttatgataaaaagtcTTGAAGTGGGTATAGAAGAAATGTATCTCAAAATGACAAAGGCCaaatatgacaaacccacagctaacattatactcaaaagagaaaagctgaaagctttttctctaagatcaggaaaaaacaAGGATGCCTACTCTTGCAACTTTCATacaacatagtactgaaaatcCTAGCCACTGCAATTaggccagaaaaagaaacaaaaggcatctaaatttgaaagaaaaaggggcacctgagtggctcagtcagttaagcatctgacttcggctcaggtcatgatcttgcagtttgtgggtttgagcccctcatcaggctctgtgctgacagctcagagccttgagcctgcttcagattctgtgtctccatctctctttgctcATCCCCAagtcatgctctgtgtctctctctctctctctctcaaaaatgataataaataaataaatacataaataaatacataaataaatgtaaagaaagaagtaaaactgtcactctttacagatgacatgatactatatacagaaaatcctaaacacTATTGGAGCTAATAAACCAATTTAGTATACTTgtagaatacaaaattaacagacagaaatcatttgcatttctatacactaacaacaagctaccagaaaagagaaataaagaaaataatcccatttataactgcatcaaaaagaataaaatacctagggataaatttaaccaaataggtgaaagacctgtactctgaaaagtgtaagacactgatgaaagaaactgaagcagacacaaacaaatgaaaagacatacagtgctcaaagactggaagaattaatattgtttaaatgttggTATTAGCCAAAGAAATCTATAAATTCAAAGCAATCCCCATGAAAAATGCCTTTGCATTTTTCAtacaactaaaacaaaatatcctaaaatttgtttgaaaccacaaagactccaaatagccaaagcaatcttgagaaaggagaacaaagctggaggtatcatactccctgatttcaaattatactacaacgctgtagtaaccaaaacaatatggtgctgccacaaaaacagacacatagattaatggaatagaatagagagctcagaaagaaACCGATGCTTACATCGTCAAGTAATCtgtgacaaagaaggcaagaatacacaacagggaaaagatagtctcatcaataaatgctgttgggaaaaccagatagctacgtgcaaaagaatgaaactggaccactatctcaCACCATGTTTTCAAGACTTGAATgcaagacctgaagccataaaactcctagaagaaaatataggaataaaccctttgacatcagtcttagaaatatatatatatatttttgactagtctcctcaggcaaaagtaacaaaagctaaaataaataaatgggattaCATCACAgtaaaaagcagagagaagaaaaccaacaaaatgaaaaggcaacctgttGAATGGGAGGATATAACCTGCAAATCAGACAtccgataaggggttaatattcaaaatatatagaa
Coding sequences within:
- the FABP2 gene encoding fatty acid-binding protein, intestinal isoform X1 produces the protein MVKRKLAAHDNLKLTITQEGNKFTVKESSNFRNIDIVFELGVTFNYSLADGTELSGAWSLEGNKLVGKFKRVDNGCELNAIREIVGGELIQTYTYEGVEAKRIFKKE
- the FABP2 gene encoding fatty acid-binding protein, intestinal isoform X2, whose product is MAFDGTWKIDRNENYDKFMEKMGVNMVKRKLAAHDNLKLTITQEGNKFTVKESSNFRNIDIVFELGVTFNYSLADGTELSGAWSLEGNKLVGKFKRVDNGCELNAIREIVGGELIQTYTYEGVEAKRIFKKE